Proteins from a single region of Desulfobacter postgatei 2ac9:
- a CDS encoding amylo-alpha-1,6-glucosidase: MLTQNPAPGAARILFCGDVAIFELCISPDRPGRAFIRTNLGNANAIRREIIRRVEKNEIKLGEAWHDLPMKADGDGTFSIRLPLTQTGSFQAKCFFIPRGSDTPVWPEGENTKICVEPAGSCCANIIYNAFVRQFGPTKDAKFEAPNLDAVIKKLDDQGFTVIPKSGKFRDLKEQLNFIFSRMGCRGLHLLPIHPTPTTYARMGRFGSPYAALDFSDVDPAQAQFDPAATPLEQFIELVDAVHDHDGYVILDIAINHTGWAASLHESHPEWLDREDDGKIRMPGAWGVVWADLTKLDYRHTDLWQYMADIFQLWCRRGVDGFRCDAGYMIPERAWEYIIAKVRRHYPDTIFFLEGLGGPPDATLYLLQRANFNWAYSELFQEYSLEQISRYLPHAVNISETCGHLIHFAETHDNERLAKVSHTYAKMRTGLCALFSICGGFGFTNGVEWFAKEKINVHNSPGLNWGNPVNQVDYITRLHLILREHPAFFSGTQLNLIHEKESQALALLRFNPHYNSRMLVLINLDCDGQGMAVWPVGAEGGAAFPWTDLISGNTVQAESREGKYRIPLKPGAVLALSPEKGDLNLLESQPAGKLSMPGRVLMQKRRALALEVFTAVNGHMDLADLDVDRAAMDLARNPETFIRALYPDKRQSRVILFDVHRDINRRVMVPPGFFLLVRSKKHFRVQLEEAGSDKQCLGFCESLPVEGNSAYQAIFMPMEIKESHRDCLLKLRISGPEGTKIITGNIRYLPPFNTLNLRLLFTRREIAQDPSIKQLSTTCLGAMMRAGANFSHLESRYDGLLGANLNPLMPENRWMLLSRFKIWGVFQGHSRELGLDYLETFWASHDQGGKWRFRIPSAEGRHYVIDLFLEMDRKTNTVTLTLYRENPPTDNPLRLNPQREVTLIIRPDIEDRSFHDTVKAFTGPEQQWPLRISAFENGFFFHSQTRQILRLSSSRGAFFLKPEWQYMVHRNVEATRGLDANSDLFSPGYFSINVKGGDTVSLKACVIDKESMPELPDIKSDGKEISLPGPFHSTVPFSQAIKASLDAFIVDRGEEKSVVAGYPWFLDWGRDSLIFCRALIELGRTRDAFDILTLFGKFEKDGTLPNMICCDDARNIETSDAPLWFFACCRQLTQALSKEVVLTQNIGQRTMIQILKDMASSMINGTPTGVKADPESMLLYSPAHFTWMDTNFPAGTPRQGYPIEIQALWCHALEFLSQVDDLDTQAQWQKHADTVKRAIMNLFWRENDGFFSDCLHCNGPVDAGHAIPDDALRPNQLLLITLGVIDAPNIMARVVETCRELLVPGAIRSLADRPLTVPLFIERNGRHLVNPHTPYAGYYQGDEDTQRKPAYHNGTAWTWQFPIFCEAWATAFGPSGIPTALAWLGSSLPLMRTGAAGFVPEILDGNFPHTPRGCDAQAWGCSEIARVAHKLNRIKNKT, translated from the coding sequence TTGCTTACCCAAAATCCGGCTCCCGGAGCAGCCCGGATCTTATTCTGCGGAGATGTTGCCATTTTCGAGCTTTGCATATCCCCTGACCGGCCGGGCCGGGCCTTTATCAGAACCAATCTGGGTAATGCAAATGCCATTCGCAGGGAAATTATTCGTCGGGTGGAAAAAAACGAAATCAAACTGGGCGAGGCCTGGCATGACCTGCCCATGAAAGCGGATGGTGATGGAACGTTTTCCATCCGCCTTCCCCTGACCCAAACCGGATCATTCCAGGCCAAATGTTTTTTTATTCCCCGGGGCAGTGATACCCCGGTATGGCCCGAAGGCGAGAACACCAAAATCTGTGTTGAACCGGCAGGTTCCTGCTGTGCCAATATCATTTATAACGCTTTTGTGCGGCAGTTCGGCCCTACCAAAGATGCAAAATTCGAGGCCCCCAATCTGGATGCCGTGATCAAGAAGCTGGATGACCAGGGATTCACAGTGATTCCCAAATCCGGAAAATTCAGGGATTTAAAGGAACAGTTAAACTTTATCTTTTCCAGAATGGGCTGCCGGGGGCTTCACCTTCTGCCCATTCACCCCACGCCCACTACCTATGCCCGGATGGGCCGGTTTGGAAGTCCCTATGCCGCCCTGGACTTTTCGGATGTGGACCCGGCCCAGGCCCAGTTTGACCCGGCAGCGACCCCCCTTGAACAATTCATAGAGCTGGTGGATGCCGTGCATGATCACGACGGCTATGTAATCCTTGACATTGCCATCAACCATACGGGCTGGGCAGCCAGCCTTCATGAATCCCACCCCGAATGGCTGGACCGGGAGGATGACGGCAAAATCCGTATGCCCGGTGCCTGGGGTGTTGTATGGGCGGACCTGACCAAGCTGGACTACCGACACACGGATCTGTGGCAGTACATGGCTGATATTTTTCAGCTCTGGTGCCGCCGGGGTGTAGACGGATTCCGATGCGATGCCGGATACATGATCCCGGAACGGGCCTGGGAATATATCATTGCCAAGGTAAGACGCCATTACCCCGACACGATTTTTTTTCTTGAAGGACTGGGAGGACCACCAGATGCAACCCTTTACCTGCTCCAGCGCGCAAATTTTAACTGGGCTTATTCAGAACTTTTCCAGGAATACTCCCTTGAACAGATATCCCGGTACTTACCCCATGCCGTAAACATTTCGGAGACCTGCGGCCACTTAATCCATTTTGCGGAGACCCATGATAATGAACGCCTGGCCAAGGTCTCCCATACCTATGCGAAAATGAGGACCGGACTCTGCGCGCTTTTCAGTATCTGCGGGGGATTCGGATTTACCAACGGTGTAGAATGGTTTGCCAAGGAGAAAATCAATGTTCACAACTCCCCGGGACTGAATTGGGGAAATCCAGTCAACCAGGTGGATTATATCACCCGGCTGCATCTTATTTTACGGGAACACCCTGCCTTTTTCAGTGGCACGCAATTAAACCTTATCCATGAAAAAGAGAGCCAGGCCCTGGCACTGCTAAGATTCAATCCCCATTATAATTCGCGGATGCTGGTGTTGATCAACCTGGACTGCGACGGTCAGGGCATGGCAGTGTGGCCGGTTGGCGCGGAAGGTGGTGCGGCCTTTCCATGGACAGACCTGATTTCAGGCAACACGGTTCAGGCAGAAAGCAGAGAAGGAAAATACCGCATTCCCCTGAAACCAGGCGCAGTGTTGGCTTTAAGTCCTGAAAAGGGTGATCTGAACCTGCTTGAGTCCCAGCCGGCGGGCAAGCTATCCATGCCGGGCAGGGTTCTGATGCAGAAACGAAGAGCACTGGCCCTTGAGGTGTTCACTGCGGTGAACGGCCACATGGATCTGGCCGACCTGGATGTAGACCGGGCAGCCATGGATCTGGCACGAAATCCTGAAACCTTTATCCGCGCACTCTACCCGGACAAGCGACAAAGCCGTGTCATCCTGTTTGATGTCCACAGGGACATCAACCGCAGGGTAATGGTTCCCCCGGGGTTTTTCCTGCTGGTCCGGTCCAAAAAGCATTTCAGGGTTCAGCTTGAAGAAGCAGGGTCGGACAAACAGTGTCTGGGATTCTGTGAAAGCCTTCCCGTAGAGGGGAATTCTGCATACCAGGCAATTTTCATGCCCATGGAGATAAAAGAGAGTCACAGGGACTGCCTGCTCAAACTGCGCATATCCGGACCCGAAGGGACCAAAATAATAACCGGCAATATCCGATATCTACCGCCATTTAACACCCTTAATCTGCGTCTCTTATTTACCCGCAGGGAGATTGCACAAGACCCGTCCATCAAACAGTTGTCCACCACCTGCCTGGGTGCAATGATGCGGGCAGGTGCGAATTTCAGCCACCTGGAAAGCCGTTATGATGGCCTTTTGGGTGCGAACCTGAATCCTCTCATGCCTGAAAACCGGTGGATGCTCCTGTCCCGGTTCAAAATATGGGGGGTATTCCAGGGCCATTCCAGGGAACTTGGGCTGGATTATCTGGAGACATTCTGGGCCTCCCATGACCAGGGCGGGAAATGGCGGTTCAGGATACCCTCAGCCGAAGGCAGGCATTATGTCATTGACCTGTTCCTGGAGATGGACCGAAAAACCAACACCGTGACCCTGACCCTGTACCGGGAAAACCCACCGACGGATAATCCCCTGCGCCTTAATCCTCAACGTGAGGTCACGCTTATCATCCGTCCAGACATTGAAGACAGAAGTTTCCATGATACGGTTAAGGCCTTTACCGGACCTGAACAGCAATGGCCGTTACGAATTTCGGCATTTGAAAACGGATTTTTCTTTCATTCCCAAACAAGACAGATACTTCGGCTGTCCAGCAGCCGGGGTGCATTTTTCCTGAAACCGGAATGGCAATATATGGTCCACAGAAATGTTGAAGCCACCCGGGGACTGGATGCCAACTCAGATCTTTTCAGCCCGGGCTATTTCAGCATCAATGTCAAGGGCGGAGACACCGTGAGTCTGAAAGCCTGTGTCATTGATAAAGAATCAATGCCTGAACTCCCAGACATCAAATCAGACGGCAAAGAGATCTCCCTGCCCGGTCCGTTTCATTCAACCGTACCGTTTTCTCAGGCAATCAAGGCAAGCCTTGATGCATTCATCGTGGACCGGGGAGAGGAAAAAAGCGTGGTGGCAGGATACCCCTGGTTCCTGGACTGGGGAAGGGACAGCCTGATCTTCTGCCGTGCCCTGATAGAGCTTGGCCGAACCCGGGATGCCTTTGACATACTCACCCTTTTCGGAAAATTTGAAAAAGACGGTACCCTGCCCAATATGATATGCTGTGATGATGCAAGGAACATCGAGACTTCGGATGCCCCCCTGTGGTTTTTTGCCTGCTGCCGCCAACTGACCCAAGCCCTTAGCAAAGAGGTGGTACTCACCCAAAACATCGGCCAGCGCACCATGATACAGATACTCAAAGATATGGCATCATCCATGATCAACGGCACGCCCACCGGGGTCAAGGCAGACCCTGAATCCATGCTGCTCTATAGCCCGGCCCATTTTACCTGGATGGATACCAATTTCCCGGCAGGCACCCCCCGCCAGGGATATCCCATTGAGATCCAGGCGTTGTGGTGTCATGCCCTTGAGTTTTTATCCCAGGTTGATGATTTGGACACGCAAGCGCAATGGCAAAAACATGCAGACACGGTAAAACGCGCCATCATGAATCTGTTCTGGCGCGAGAACGATGGTTTTTTCAGCGACTGCCTGCACTGCAATGGACCGGTTGACGCCGGACATGCAATCCCTGATGATGCACTTCGGCCCAATCAGCTGCTGCTGATCACCTTAGGGGTCATCGACGCCCCAAACATCATGGCCCGGGTGGTGGAAACCTGCAGGGAACTTCTGGTGCCGGGCGCCATCAGAAGCCTTGCGGACCGGCCTCTTACCGTGCCGCTATTCATTGAACGAAACGGCCGGCATCTGGTAAATCCCCATACCCCCTATGCCGGATATTACCAGGGAGATGAAGACACCCAAAGAAAACCGGCTTACCACAACGGAACAGCCTGGACATGGCAATTTCCGATATTCTGCGAGGCCTGGGCCACAGCCTTCGGCCCTTCGGGTATTCCGACAGCCCTGGCCTGGCTGGGCAGTTCTCTGCCATTGATGCGCACGGGTGCGGCAGGTTTCGTACCTGAAATCCTTGATGGTAATT
- the asd gene encoding aspartate-semialdehyde dehydrogenase has protein sequence MKKVGIVGWRGMVGSVLMERMSAQNDFQKFTPVFFTTSQAGHAAPDVGQGASELIDAFDIDTLMEMDILVTCQGGAYTEAVRPKMTERGWDGYWIDAASTLRMDDQSIIVLDPVNLPVIEKAISTGIKNFIGGNCTVSLMLMALGGLFENDWVEWMTSMTYQAASGAGAKNMRELVAQMRTIGDKAAPILDDPASAILDLDRKVTDTLRSDAYPVENWGVPLGASLIPWIDRAMENGQTREEWKGFVETNKILGRSDNPIPIDGQCIRIGAMRCHSQAFTIKLKKDVPLDEINAALAANNDWVRVIPNNKEDSIRELTPAAVTGTLNVPVGRIRKMNIGENFLTAFSVGDQLLWGAAEPLRRILNIIL, from the coding sequence ATGAAAAAAGTCGGAATAGTTGGCTGGCGGGGGATGGTAGGTTCCGTGCTTATGGAAAGAATGTCTGCACAGAATGATTTTCAAAAATTTACACCGGTTTTTTTCACCACCTCCCAGGCCGGACATGCTGCGCCTGATGTGGGGCAGGGTGCTTCGGAACTCATTGACGCTTTTGATATTGATACACTCATGGAAATGGATATATTGGTGACCTGTCAGGGCGGCGCTTACACAGAAGCCGTACGTCCCAAAATGACCGAACGGGGCTGGGACGGATACTGGATTGATGCGGCATCCACCTTAAGAATGGATGATCAAAGCATTATTGTTCTGGATCCGGTCAACCTGCCGGTCATTGAAAAGGCCATATCCACGGGCATTAAAAACTTTATCGGCGGCAACTGCACGGTATCATTGATGCTGATGGCCCTGGGCGGACTTTTTGAAAACGACTGGGTGGAGTGGATGACTTCGATGACCTATCAGGCGGCTTCCGGTGCCGGTGCCAAAAACATGAGAGAGCTTGTAGCCCAGATGCGAACCATTGGTGACAAGGCGGCCCCGATTCTGGATGACCCTGCTTCAGCGATTCTTGATCTTGATAGGAAGGTTACCGATACCTTGCGGTCCGATGCCTATCCCGTTGAAAACTGGGGGGTTCCCCTGGGTGCCAGCCTTATCCCCTGGATTGACCGGGCCATGGAGAACGGCCAGACCCGGGAGGAGTGGAAAGGATTTGTGGAAACCAACAAAATTCTGGGCCGCTCGGACAATCCTATCCCCATTGACGGCCAGTGCATCCGCATTGGGGCCATGCGATGCCATTCCCAGGCGTTCACCATCAAGTTGAAAAAAGATGTCCCTTTAGACGAGATCAATGCCGCCCTGGCTGCCAATAATGATTGGGTCCGGGTAATACCCAACAATAAGGAAGATTCCATCAGGGAGCTGACCCCCGCCGCAGTGACAGGTACCCTGAATGTACCCGTGGGCAGAATCCGGAAAATGAATATCGGTGAAAATTTTCTCACTGCATTTTCCGTGGGGGATCAGTTGCTCTGGGGCGCGGCCGAACCTTTGCGGCGAATTTTAAATATCATTCTTTAA
- a CDS encoding peptidase U32 family protein: protein MAFGKAAVDHGADAVYIGPERFGARAAAGNSVADIEALCTYAHRYFARVYAAFNTLLFDHELEPAGRLIQQLYHAGVDALIIQDMGLLEMDLPPIPLFASTQTDNRTPEKIRFLEQSGFSRVILARELSLSAIRQIREVTGVELEAFVHGALCVCYSGQCYMSAAIGGRSANRGACGQPCRLAWNLEDKKGTVLCENRHLLSLKDMNRADFLGDLVRAGVTSFKIEGRLKDLDYVKNITGFYRQRLDALIETDLSRSPASSGRTTFFFTPDPYKTFNRRFTDYFLSGSPDSPTSSIDAFDTPKSVGEPVGKVKQIKNQSLVLDRPHDLRAGDGICFPNAPGRLKGFYVNRVDENAFVFPSGKTLIHKHDLPKGTMVFRNHDLGFARLMAGMTAQRKISLDMTFCEHPQGFELSCVDENNIRARALLRVSGDPARNPDTARAAIEKQLGKLGNTCFELNRLEILSKPVFLSAADLNCLRRDLVACLENNRLTAYARMTAGPRPAPVPFYREHLDFRANAANHLAVQFYKNRGVKSIDPAFECAPPGPGTPVMTTKHCIRRSLGWCSGKTEKKPNNAPQSCLGPLFLTHGKLRFEVVFNCRECEMQIYTFFHSA from the coding sequence ATGGCATTTGGCAAGGCCGCCGTTGATCACGGTGCCGATGCCGTGTATATCGGCCCTGAGCGGTTCGGCGCAAGGGCTGCCGCCGGCAACAGTGTGGCCGATATTGAGGCATTGTGTACCTATGCCCATCGCTATTTCGCCCGGGTGTATGCAGCCTTTAACACCCTGCTTTTCGACCATGAACTTGAACCGGCAGGGCGTTTGATCCAACAGCTTTACCATGCCGGGGTGGATGCCCTGATCATCCAGGATATGGGGCTTTTAGAGATGGATTTGCCCCCCATCCCCTTATTTGCCAGTACCCAGACCGATAACCGGACCCCGGAAAAGATCAGATTCCTTGAACAGTCGGGATTTTCCCGTGTTATTCTTGCCCGGGAACTCTCTTTATCCGCCATCAGGCAGATCCGGGAGGTCACGGGTGTGGAGCTTGAAGCCTTTGTCCACGGGGCTTTGTGTGTGTGTTATTCCGGACAATGTTACATGAGTGCGGCCATTGGCGGCAGAAGCGCCAACCGGGGCGCCTGCGGCCAGCCCTGCCGGCTTGCCTGGAACCTTGAAGATAAAAAAGGAACGGTTCTTTGTGAAAACAGGCATCTGCTCTCTTTAAAAGACATGAACCGCGCTGATTTCCTGGGGGATCTGGTCCGGGCCGGAGTCACCTCTTTTAAGATCGAGGGCAGGCTTAAGGATCTGGATTATGTAAAAAACATCACGGGATTTTACCGCCAGAGGCTTGATGCCCTGATAGAAACCGATTTATCCCGGTCCCCCGCTTCTTCGGGCCGTACAACGTTTTTTTTCACACCCGATCCCTACAAAACCTTTAACCGGAGATTTACCGATTATTTTCTTTCCGGTTCGCCAGATTCTCCAACGAGCTCAATTGATGCATTTGATACGCCAAAATCAGTGGGAGAGCCTGTGGGAAAGGTGAAGCAAATTAAAAATCAGTCCCTGGTACTGGACCGGCCCCATGACCTGCGCGCCGGGGACGGAATCTGTTTTCCCAACGCACCGGGCAGGCTCAAAGGGTTTTATGTGAACCGGGTGGATGAAAATGCGTTTGTATTTCCGTCCGGAAAAACACTAATTCATAAACATGATCTGCCTAAGGGCACCATGGTATTCAGGAATCATGACCTTGGGTTTGCACGCTTGATGGCTGGCATGACCGCCCAAAGAAAGATATCCCTGGATATGACCTTTTGCGAACATCCCCAAGGGTTTGAGCTTTCCTGTGTGGATGAGAACAATATCCGGGCCCGGGCACTGCTTCGTGTTTCAGGCGATCCGGCCCGTAATCCCGACACGGCCAGGGCAGCCATTGAAAAGCAGTTGGGCAAACTGGGCAATACCTGTTTTGAGTTGAACCGTCTTGAAATCCTTTCAAAGCCGGTGTTTCTGTCTGCAGCTGATCTGAACTGTCTGCGCCGGGATCTTGTGGCCTGCCTGGAAAATAACCGGTTAACCGCCTATGCGCGAATGACAGCCGGGCCCAGGCCGGCACCGGTTCCTTTTTACCGGGAACACCTTGATTTCCGGGCCAATGCTGCCAATCATCTGGCGGTTCAGTTTTATAAGAACAGGGGCGTAAAATCCATTGACCCTGCCTTTGAATGTGCTCCGCCAGGGCCGGGAACCCCGGTCATGACCACAAAACACTGTATTCGCCGCAGCCTTGGGTGGTGTTCCGGAAAGACAGAGAAAAAACCGAACAATGCCCCGCAGTCTTGTTTGGGGCCGTTGTTTCTGACCCATGGCAAACTCCGGTTTGAAGTGGTTTTTAACTGCCGGGAATGTGAAATGCAGATTTACACCTTTTTCCACAGCGCATAA
- the thiD gene encoding bifunctional hydroxymethylpyrimidine kinase/phosphomethylpyrimidine kinase yields the protein MKTYYRALTIAGSDSGGGAGVQADLKTFSALGVFGMSAITALTAQNTHSVTGIFPVPPAFIGEQIDAVMSDIGTNAVKIGMLHSPEVIKIVAEKLKQWHCPNVVLDPVMISKSGDKLLQDDAVAALTNHLLPLATVITPNLPEASVLLGRTIDTPEKMEDAAADLADLGAANVLLKGGHLTSGPGIDLLYETASGQTTRYTKDRVNTKNSHGTGCTLSSAIAAGLALGLDLKTAVAGAKTYITEALKAGADIQTGSGHGPVHHFYALWKKV from the coding sequence ATGAAAACATACTATCGTGCATTAACCATCGCAGGTTCTGACAGCGGCGGCGGGGCCGGTGTCCAGGCAGACTTGAAAACCTTCAGTGCCCTTGGGGTCTTCGGCATGTCCGCCATCACGGCACTCACGGCCCAGAACACCCACAGTGTCACAGGTATTTTTCCGGTTCCCCCGGCATTTATCGGGGAACAGATTGATGCCGTAATGTCGGATATCGGCACCAATGCCGTAAAAATCGGCATGCTCCATTCACCTGAAGTTATTAAAATAGTGGCCGAAAAACTCAAACAATGGCACTGTCCCAATGTGGTGCTGGACCCGGTGATGATCTCCAAGTCCGGCGACAAGCTGTTGCAGGACGATGCCGTGGCCGCACTGACGAACCACCTGCTGCCCCTGGCCACGGTAATCACCCCGAATCTGCCCGAGGCCTCCGTGCTTTTAGGCAGAACCATCGACACCCCGGAGAAAATGGAAGATGCCGCCGCAGACCTTGCAGATCTTGGCGCAGCCAATGTGCTGCTCAAAGGCGGACATCTGACTTCCGGCCCGGGTATTGATCTGCTCTATGAAACCGCATCCGGACAGACAACACGCTATACAAAAGACCGCGTGAACACAAAAAACAGCCACGGTACGGGGTGCACCCTGTCATCGGCCATTGCCGCAGGCCTTGCCCTCGGGCTTGACCTGAAAACAGCCGTTGCCGGGGCCAAAACCTATATCACCGAGGCATTAAAGGCCGGTGCCGATATCCAAACCGGCTCGGGGCATGGACCGGTCCACCATTTTTATGCGCTGTGGAAAAAGGTGTAA
- a CDS encoding phosphate/phosphite/phosphonate ABC transporter substrate-binding protein, producing MRLPWLCQGIDPYKDFSKLEFGGKHDNVVLAVQNGLVEAGTVRTDTLERMAAEGVVEMSEFRIIDQKKYDDFPFVCSTALYPEWPIAKTKATADDLAAEVVAALKLLKVTDKAATDAKVVGWSDALDYAVVEDLQKKLKIEAYK from the coding sequence ATGCGTTTGCCCTGGCTTTGCCAGGGGATTGATCCTTATAAGGACTTTTCAAAGCTGGAATTTGGCGGGAAACACGACAACGTTGTTCTGGCGGTTCAGAACGGTTTGGTGGAGGCAGGAACGGTTCGGACAGACACCCTGGAAAGAATGGCTGCTGAAGGCGTTGTTGAAATGTCGGAATTTAGAATCATTGATCAAAAAAAGTATGATGATTTCCCGTTTGTCTGCAGTACCGCACTCTACCCGGAATGGCCGATTGCAAAAACCAAAGCCACCGCTGACGATCTGGCCGCAGAAGTCGTCGCTGCATTAAAGTTGTTGAAGGTCACAGACAAGGCCGCCACGGATGCAAAGGTTGTGGGCTGGTCAGATGCTCTTGACTATGCCGTTGTTGAAGATCTGCAAAAAAAGTTGAAGATTGAGGCATATAAATAA
- a CDS encoding methyl-accepting chemotaxis protein → MMQPQADKKNKGQTSLVIKILVPLTIVLAMSLMGLSVVIIKSQNALLNKMGGQINRLLSESNKTIGQDLNAMNADVNKTMAGMSDTASNLLTESTSAALSQEKQKIDKEWMASLEDSTRSLADLLAQVAPPAILNNDLTTLISYIKSAGSNENVVYALYVKPDDIPYVKYFDSNKEKIKTYIKTGIGDKKHEKIMSASKNDPETFIIKKKMEIDGKELGYLMLCMSKATVNQKIEEMSSSFNALIKENSGKIKSILGNESLKVEGSIGEIIAQVSQKNETAVQQIRSSMVEFTDQVKGQTKNRILLLGALCCFLIFISSWFLFKILVFKPLRQITSGLKGIASGEGDLTQRLEIKSRDELGELASWFNAFIERLNNIIVDIGANAETVTAASSELLSVSEQMSNGAEELSHKANGVAASSEEMSSNMNSVAAASEQASTNISVVADSAAQMKATLGEVATNCDRARNISGDAATQVDKASQRVTLLGSAAKEISKVTEVITDIAEQTNLLALNATIEAARAGQAGKGFAVVAGEIKNLAAQTAQATKDIKEKIAGIQSSTEHTVLDVTKIADVIADVNEIVTAIAAAVEEQSASATDVAQNIEQASTGIGEVNENVVQSSQVSSEIAKDISDVNSVAKEMTRRSVQVNQSAVELSGLSSKLRDMISVFKVSVKDAHYDTTSGILENDIPTSV, encoded by the coding sequence ATGATGCAACCCCAGGCGGATAAAAAAAATAAAGGCCAAACAAGCCTTGTCATAAAAATTCTGGTGCCCCTGACCATTGTACTTGCCATGTCACTCATGGGTCTTTCAGTGGTTATCATCAAGTCCCAGAACGCGTTGTTGAATAAAATGGGAGGACAGATCAACCGGTTGCTGTCCGAGTCCAACAAGACCATTGGGCAGGATCTCAATGCAATGAATGCTGATGTCAATAAGACAATGGCGGGCATGTCTGATACCGCTTCTAATTTGCTGACCGAATCCACAAGCGCTGCCCTGTCGCAGGAAAAACAAAAAATTGATAAAGAATGGATGGCTTCCCTGGAGGACAGCACCCGGTCTCTGGCAGACCTGTTGGCCCAGGTCGCACCGCCCGCCATTTTAAATAACGATCTGACCACACTGATATCTTATATCAAGTCAGCCGGTTCAAATGAAAATGTTGTCTATGCCCTGTACGTTAAGCCGGATGATATCCCCTATGTCAAATACTTTGATTCCAATAAAGAGAAAATCAAAACGTATATTAAGACCGGTATCGGCGATAAAAAGCATGAAAAAATAATGTCAGCGTCAAAAAATGACCCTGAGACGTTTATTATCAAGAAAAAAATGGAGATTGATGGAAAAGAGCTGGGATATCTGATGCTTTGCATGAGCAAGGCAACCGTGAATCAAAAGATAGAAGAGATGTCCTCAAGCTTTAATGCTCTGATCAAGGAAAATTCAGGTAAGATAAAATCAATCCTGGGAAATGAATCCCTGAAAGTAGAAGGCAGTATCGGCGAAATCATTGCCCAGGTATCCCAAAAAAATGAAACCGCTGTTCAGCAAATTAGATCCAGTATGGTGGAATTCACTGATCAGGTCAAAGGTCAGACAAAGAACAGGATATTGTTATTGGGGGCTCTCTGCTGCTTCCTTATTTTCATCAGCAGCTGGTTTCTGTTCAAAATTCTTGTGTTCAAACCCTTAAGACAAATCACATCCGGATTAAAAGGGATTGCCTCTGGTGAAGGAGATCTGACCCAGCGGCTGGAAATCAAGTCAAGGGATGAGCTTGGAGAGTTGGCATCCTGGTTTAATGCCTTTATTGAACGGCTGAACAATATTATTGTGGATATCGGTGCCAATGCCGAGACCGTGACCGCAGCATCCAGCGAACTTCTCTCTGTTTCGGAACAGATGTCCAACGGTGCCGAGGAATTATCTCACAAAGCCAATGGGGTTGCTGCCTCTTCCGAGGAAATGAGTTCAAACATGAATTCTGTTGCAGCCGCCAGTGAACAGGCATCAACCAATATCAGTGTGGTTGCGGATTCCGCGGCTCAAATGAAGGCCACCCTTGGTGAAGTGGCGACAAATTGCGACAGGGCAAGAAACATCTCCGGCGATGCCGCCACACAGGTTGACAAAGCTTCACAGCGGGTCACCCTTTTGGGCAGCGCAGCAAAGGAGATCTCCAAGGTCACCGAGGTTATTACGGATATTGCCGAGCAGACCAATCTTCTGGCCCTCAATGCCACTATTGAAGCAGCCAGGGCCGGCCAGGCAGGTAAGGGGTTTGCCGTTGTGGCCGGTGAAATTAAAAATCTTGCCGCTCAAACCGCCCAGGCCACCAAGGATATTAAAGAAAAAATCGCCGGGATACAAAGCTCCACTGAGCATACGGTTCTGGATGTCACCAAGATCGCTGATGTGATCGCTGATGTAAATGAGATTGTGACCGCCATTGCCGCAGCGGTGGAAGAACAGTCTGCCAGTGCAACGGACGTTGCACAAAATATCGAACAGGCGTCAACCGGAATCGGTGAAGTCAATGAGAACGTTGTGCAGAGTTCCCAGGTGTCTTCGGAAATTGCAAAAGACATATCTGATGTTAATTCTGTGGCAAAAGAGATGACCAGGCGAAGCGTCCAGGTAAATCAAAGCGCCGTGGAACTGTCCGGGTTATCATCAAAACTCCGGGACATGATCAGCGTTTTCAAAGTTTCTGTGAAAGATGCCCACTATGATACAACTTCCGGGATCTTGGAAAATGATATCCCCACCTCGGTTTGA